The window TTCACCGAAAATAAAGAAATTGATTATGATCTCAGCTAAGAGAGTCAAAGAGTCTTCATATAATACATATGCTTTTAAAAGCAAtataagcaaaagaaaaaaaaatgtattcaggaaaaatgaaataaagagTGAAAGAGCTATGAGATGTTCGTGCAAGTTCAAGGTTCTGGTCAAAAGGGTCATTTTGATGAAAAATGTCCACTTTCAAAGGCCAAATCTCTTGTGAACCATCAATTCTATGTTATAATATATAAAATTTGCGAACTAAGAAACTATACAACAATAACAAGAAGAACAAACCCAGTGTAATTTCACTGGTGGAGTTTGAGGAAAGTAGAGTGTATGCAAAACCTTACCATGTCTCATAAAGATAGAgagttgtttctgatagaccctcgactcaagtaAAGCATCTTAAACAGTTTGAAAACTAAAACAATACAAAAAAATTATTGTATTTAACTTATCAATAGTAATATACCATATAAATAAGATATGGATAATAACTTACTAATCCACCAAAAGAGGGACAAAAGGAGTGAAACTAACATATCTTGATTTAATTAGCCTATCCTTTGATAGTAAATTAACCAGCAATTGGACACATATCTCATATCGTAAGGAACAAAATCAAAACACtagcaaaagaaaaagaaaatttagcACACAGCACATGTGGGGTTACATACAAAAATATTCGTCGAACATATTGACCATTGACTTCTCCGACGTCTAGTGGTGCACGGCCCGAGGCGACGAATGTGGTGGCAGAGTTGGCGGAGGTACTGCTGGTTTGCACTGGTAACATTTTGCAAAAAGGCCAAATGTATCAACCTGTTTGATGAAATTGCTCATGCTGGCCCATCCACCAAACCCAAACCCAACAACCAAAACCCAGCCCACTATAAATATGTTAATGGCATACATGACAGTCCAGCTTGGCATGAAGGATGGTGGCTTCTCTGCTGCATTCTGcaattttcattcaaataaaAAGAGTACGTTTTATATACGCCACAATGTGGTATCATGAAATAACATCCAGCAAGGGTGTGTGTGCCATGAATTCCACACCCACTATGGGTGCGTTAGCATTCCAacgtaataaaaaaaataaaaaataaaaagtacgtTTTATATACTTACAATATAAAAAATGTTTACACGATCATATTTCTTGAAAGACTGGTAAAATATAGACTAAATATGAATTGGTTACATGATTTAGAAAAGAATGGATAATTTGTTAAGGCATGTCAAATTACATTgaatacaaaaaaatattttatgtttGCGAAAAATAAATTCGTACTAGTAAAGAAGACTGTACAACTTGATGAATAGAAAAGGTATATCACAGCTTTGGGGTATAGACTAGGTTGACAAGTGAGTCAAGCTAATTTCAAGAAGGGAGAAACTTCTAATTTGATGATATATAGAATATTTTAAAATAGGTCAATTCAAGGTACTAAAGGGCAATCAACAACTAGGCAGCTCATCTCAAACATAATACAACAGAGAGACAGTAGGCATATAACTAAATGAAAATGACTTCCCAACTACGGTGGTGGAGCCAAGATTTTCgtcgagggggttcaaaatataaaaaagtaaacatacgaagaagcctaagggggttcaacatttactatatatacataaaaaataatttaaccttgtaaaaactgtgtttttttttttttttgccgaaAGGGTTCGAATGAACACCCTCGGCTCACCGGCCACCTATATATCCTTCCCTACAAAATATTTCAAAATCCAAGACTTTGGTGTCGTTATTGTACCTTTGTTTCCATGATGTCCCTATCTTAAACCATTCCCAACCCCTCTTTCAACTCCCCCATCAACACGATTTGTTTAAAAAGAATTTTACCAATATAAATTGacagtgtaattttttttaattaacttaTTGCAGCAGGTTACTTGTCTCATTTTTCAGGTTAATTAATTACTAGTCCAACTTTTTATGAACAGTACTTACTACTCATAAATATATCTTTTAGATGATCTAATAGTGTAAATATTCTTTTACTCTATCAGTGCGAGACTTTTATCTTCGTGAACCTTATCATTAGTTGTGTGAGGGTTATAATTGTTTGACAAGTCGACGTTGTAACCCAAAAAATTAAGATTTTGGATCCACAAATCGGACTTGTCATAAATAGAAAGTCCTCACACAACTTGACACAGTTGTATGAGatacaaaataaaaaatttccTAGTTCAGTAACACAATatttaaatatatacacaaagtaTATAAAGTATATTCGGGGAAGGTACGTATAGAAATAAATGCATTACCTGTCGAGCAGAGGCCTTTCTATAAGTGAGCATATGAGCAAGAGCTGGGATGATGTAGACAGTGAAGCTAACCAAAAGAGCACCAACagcagagttaattggcccaaaGAATGGAAAAATAATAGCCAAGAACCATATTGGTATCACCACAGGCAACCTAACAAGTGCCCTTAAGCATATGCTCTTAGTGTCATGCATCCCTATCACCTTCTCCCACACAAAGTACAACGGCGTACAAGCAAATCCGAACGTAATAAACTGGTGAATCAACATCAATATAACTGCAACATCGCGCCATCCGTCTTTAGGAAGAAGCGAAAAAGCGTTACTATGGTTTAAAAGTTGGTCTCCGAATGCCCAGTAGACTGCTGCAGCTGATGGAATGGTTAGGGTGAAAACGTAGAGTGTGGCTATTAAGTAAATGTACTTGAACTTCTGGGGTTTCCACATTGCATGCATGATTTCCCTAAATATAAACAAAAAGGGATATTAGATTAGTTTAAACATGCCAGTAAATGACTATATTGGGTGTGAAAAGTGATAAGTACAGGATAACAAGAATATGGAATCTAATGATATGCTCTAATTATTTAAAGTAATTATAAGTACGTTGGAGAACATTGGCATTGGATTCTACACTACAATTCATAGTTGTCCCCCAATGGCGGAGGTAGGTATCGTCTACTCTACTGGTTCAACTAAACtcaatattttttatacaaaacaCATTTATATATGTAAAAATTACTCAAAATTTCAATAATTACTAAATTTTGAATTCATAATATAAAAAGTATAATAAGTTCAATATAAGAATCTTTGAAGCCATCAAATTTAAATTTAGAATGTGTTACCCAATGAATTAAACTAACATAGATTGACACGGTAAAAAGCTTTTTATGCTTTCAAtacaatttaatttgttgtagcatgttatttatcttattttttaaaagttactaATTCCACTTATTACCACTAGTTACATgtattgaaaaatattttacacCGGGAATTTATAGTAAAAGTGTTTAAAAAAATTATAGTATATGTTGCTTAAAAGTAATTAAATGTAATTACCCATAGTTAATTAGAACTAGTGACCTAAAATAATGTTAAATAACCTACCATCACTGATTAAACTGTACTAATGGTAAAAAGATTCATTTACAAATGAGGAAAAGAATGGGCTGGGTGTGAGAGCTTACACAGTAACAGCATGTCCACCAAAGGTGTAAAGAATATTGGTGGCACCAGTGAAATACAGCACAAGCTTTGCTGGAGCTGAGTGTTGCACATTTTCAACCTATAATAACATATAAATGACCCCACCATTTATAGAAATTGCAAAAAATAATTTGAACGTACATTAATAAATGATGGATATTGTTTAGGAAATATGAGTACTACTATTATTTACCTGACCATGAACAATAGCAGCAACAGTTAAGTACCATGCTgtgtaagtggtcatcccaaggCCAAGAAAAGACCAAATCCGGTAGTTATGGAAAGAAGGAATAAAAACAGTGGTAGCACAACACGCTCCAAATATATATGTCCATGTCCTCTTGTCTAAATGATCATTGACGTAATATATGTTACTgtaccaaattaaaaaaaaaatctatcaaaTTAATAATCAAGATAATGTTTTTAATTAGAGTTTTAACTTCTATAACAGTTAAAAACAATTAAGTATTGACTATCTTGCCACTTAAGAAATAACTATAGGTAAATGTAATTATCTTTCACTGGTAAGAGAGATTTTAATTAATAACGAGAAAAATCGGCTCTGCAACAAGTTAAAATAATCTGGTAGTCTCAAATATTTTTACTTCACTGccaatatttttatttaaatcgCAGTTTTGATAGATTTAAATATTGTTTAAATGAAGAATTGAGATCATGTTCATAGCACCATACCTTGCGCAACCAATAAGTTGTATGACAGATCCAAACAGAAGAAAAGTACAGTTGAAGGCAAGCCCCAGTGCTTTCCAGTAAGGACCCAGTAGTCCATCAAGTACTTCGAACCACTGCCagttgaaaaagaaatcagatacAAAGTAAAATGAATAAATCTATTTGCAACAAGTCATAAGATTATtgaaagtataattttttttaaagatactGAGAATATTACAAGTTGAAATATCTGGTAGTGAGGTAGTACTGATCAGAAGAGAATAATTAGTTTGTTTTTTTACCACGACCCACTGAAATTTAGCCCTTTGTTATTCCAATTTGTAATAAGAAAAATACCTACCTGAATGACATGATTCTTGAAGCTAacaccttctttctcttttctaCTTCTATACTCTATGTAGAGAACACTGATGAGGTATGCAGTCCAACTTCCAACAAGACCATAAAACACTTGAAGCACTATCCCTGATACCATACCAAGTTGCGAAAATGAATATGGTAGTGTCAACAGCACTTGAGCAACCTGTTAAAAACAAATGAAATTAAGAATATACATACATTTACTAAACAATcataaaaagaattaaaaaaaattatactatagTTTAGTTCTTACTTGATTAGATGCACAACTGAACCAAGCATCCCAAACAGAACCACCATGCCAGAAGAGACTTTTGACATTGAAAATGGACTGATCTTCTTCTGATTTCTCAACTTCCCCATCATGATCAGTTTCATTGAAATTTGACACAATAGCTTCCTCTCCTTGCTTGTGTGGATACATTTTAATTTGCAAATAATCAGATCtgcaaacacacaaaaaaaaaaaaaaaaaaaaaaaaaacagaaaataagACAAAAAAGAATACACCAACCCCCAAAAAATACTAGACCTACTTTCCAAGAATTCCCTAGatcaaaaaataacaaaaaaaccACCTCCAGAAAAAGAatgtaaaataaaagaaaaaaaaaacccatttTCCCACTTTCTTCAAATACCTTGTTTTGAGATGTCTCTTTCTTGAAACCAGATGTCTTGTAAAAGAAGCCAAAAAAACTTCTCCTTTGAGCTATTCTTTATGTTTTGTTTCCTCAAAGTGAAAACAAAAGAGAGCTCTATTACAACTCAATTTACACTGAGAAGCAGAGAAGAGAGAGATAAAAAAACAAGTTTCGAAGATTGCTCCACTTCAAGAATTGACAGAACAGAGAAGGAGAAATTAATGCAGCACAATAATAATTGCAACAACAAATATCTCAACTAATAATTCAAAAGGGCACTTAAATGCAGTTGATTTAATATTTATAGTCACAGAGACGATTCACAAAGGCGGCGAAAGTGACCGTAAAAACAGGAAAAAAGGTCTCAGAGATTTTGTATTGATGAATACAGACTACAAGTAGGAGCAGGGAAAGAAAAAGCAACTTTTCAGTAGCATTCTAAGTACACATAACGTATTTATAAACAACAGTAGCAAGAGCTAGCTAAGCTTATTTGTATATTAAAAAAATACTCAACTATATTCCGCGTATATTCCGATCATAATAAATAGTCTTTTCCCTTTTAATttgattgtcttagtttgaccgCATGCCGAGTTTATGAAATTAAATATTCTTTTTCTAttcaaaataaatgaattttttaaagttcaaaaaggttatttattaatttttttctaaattaCCCTTCTCTATAATGGATTTTTCAATGTAAATGCtcactatttttatttttatttttaagaaaaattagGGGAAAAACGGTAACATTGTCAAATAACCATTTGAACTGTGTAACTGATTAACTTTCTCAAGGAGGTATGTCACATCCCAAAAAATCAACTATTTTGGATCGGAGAGTGCGGCTTCTGAATCTTGTGGCTCTTaaattaaatatatgtataatataccAAAATGTTCTTTAATTTAGTGATTTTTAAACATGTTATGTGAAATGTTGAAATTAAAGAATtgtcaaattaggaaagagacattcttttaaaacaaactaaaaaataaagcaagacaaacaaattgaaacaaatgaaataTATGATATGTCTTCAAATACATTATTACTAAGTCATAA is drawn from Lycium barbarum isolate Lr01 chromosome 8, ASM1917538v2, whole genome shotgun sequence and contains these coding sequences:
- the LOC132606805 gene encoding auxin transporter-like protein 4 encodes the protein MYPHKQGEEAIVSNFNETDHDGEVEKSEEDQSIFNVKSLFWHGGSVWDAWFSCASNQVAQVLLTLPYSFSQLGMVSGIVLQVFYGLVGSWTAYLISVLYIEYRSRKEKEGVSFKNHVIQWFEVLDGLLGPYWKALGLAFNCTFLLFGSVIQLIGCASNIYYVNDHLDKRTWTYIFGACCATTVFIPSFHNYRIWSFLGLGMTTYTAWYLTVAAIVHGQVENVQHSAPAKLVLYFTGATNILYTFGGHAVTVEIMHAMWKPQKFKYIYLIATLYVFTLTIPSAAAVYWAFGDQLLNHSNAFSLLPKDGWRDVAVILMLIHQFITFGFACTPLYFVWEKVIGMHDTKSICLRALVRLPVVIPIWFLAIIFPFFGPINSAVGALLVSFTVYIIPALAHMLTYRKASARQNAAEKPPSFMPSWTVMYAINIFIVGWVLVVGFGFGGWASMSNFIKQVDTFGLFAKCYQCKPAVPPPTLPPHSSPRAVHH